The genomic window ACCCGCGCGCGGCGGCGAGCGCGTCGCGGGCGGCGGTGACGACCTGCTCGAACCCCCTCCCCCGCGTCACCGGGAACTCCACCGGGACCGTGTTGACGAACCACCCCATGCTCTGGGCGTCCGGCCCCCGGTCCCTGGTGCTGACCGGCAGCAGCCCCCGGTAGACGTCAGGGCCGCCCTGCCCGTGCAGCGCGAGCCCGACCGCCGCCAGGACACCGACCGACATCCTGGCGCCCACCGCGCGGCAGCGGGCCTCGACCGCGTCGGCCGCGGTCGCGGTCAGCAGCGTGTCCGACTCGTTGACGGCCTGGTACACGCCGCCGGGGGCCATCCCCAGGTCCAGCGGGAACGGCGGGAACACGCCGCCCGCACCGGCGGTGAACCGGCGCCAGTGCCCCAGCCGACCGTCGTCCGCCGCCAGCGCCCGGCCCCGGCGCCGCTCCTGCTCCGCGTAGCCGAGGAAACCGCTCGCCTCGGGCAGCAGGATCCGCCGCCCCTCGCGCAGCGCCGCGTAGGCGGTGGCGATGTCGTGGACGGCGACCGGCACCGACACACCGTCGATCACCAGGTGGTCGCAGGCGAAGTACACCGTCGTGGAGTCGTCCCGGACCATCGCGCCCATCACCAGCCACGGACCGCGCAGCGTGTCGGTACCGCCCAGGAACCTCCGGACGTACGCCCCGGCCTCGGCCCGGGAGGCGATGCGCCCCGCCTCGACCCGCTCCAGCTTCACGTCACGCGGGCCGACGACGTCCAGGGCCAACGCACCGCCGTGCTCCCGGAACACGCAGCGCAGCACCTCGTGCCGCCGCACCAGGTGCAGGAACGCTTCC from Kitasatospora sp. NBC_01287 includes these protein-coding regions:
- a CDS encoding condensation domain-containing protein; translation: MLQVPVEEWEIAPGRAVEWTVSFAGATGPTTATGPTGHTGPTRATVPSAPPGPPGSSASVGPVASYNQEDHFSVAQGLRRADVRYRSWIGGSFEIEGPLDVRALEEAFLHLVRRHEVLRCVFREHGGALALDVVGPRDVKLERVEAGRIASRAEAGAYVRRFLGGTDTLRGPWLVMGAMVRDDSTTVYFACDHLVIDGVSVPVAVHDIATAYAALREGRRILLPEASGFLGYAEQERRRGRALAADDGRLGHWRRFTAGAGGVFPPFPLDLGMAPGGVYQAVNESDTLLTATAADAVEARCRAVGARMSVGVLAAVGLALHGQGGPDVYRGLLPVSTRDRGPDAQSMGWFVNTVPVEFPVTRGRGFEQVVTAARDALAAARGSTGTPFVRAFDLLTSQQCGPQVWPQAVNFFSYLDYRVTPGARGHLGWQARAYVWASHSNGIFFWFHRNDTGVHLSTIHVDTPQARRTKAGFVRALTRTLDDAAHHVAP